One window of the Xiphophorus hellerii strain 12219 chromosome 15, Xiphophorus_hellerii-4.1, whole genome shotgun sequence genome contains the following:
- the LOC116733687 gene encoding acylphosphatase-2-like isoform X2 yields MSAGSGLESVDFEIFGHVQGVCFRMYTEKEGLRLGLVGWVKNTASGTVVGQVQGPAAMVEEMKFWLSKEGSPSSRITRAQFTNQKPIDKLEFSGFKTRF; encoded by the exons ATGTCTGCGGGAAGCGGTCTGGAGTCGGTGGACTTTGAGATCTTCGGCCATGTTCAGG gtGTCTGCTTCAGAATG TACACAGAGAAGGAGGGTCTGCGTCTGGGCCTGGTGGGCTGGGTGAAGAACACCGCCTCCGGGACGGTGGTGGGACAGGTGCAGGGACCGGCCGCCATGGTGGAGGAGAT GAAGTTCTGGCTCAGTAAAGAAGGAAGCCCGTCCAGTCGGATCACCAGGGCCCAGTTCACCAACCAGAAACCCATCGACAAGCTGGAGTTCTCCGGGTTCAAGACCCgcttctga
- the LOC116733687 gene encoding acylphosphatase-2-like isoform X3, which yields MSAGSGLESVDFEIFGHVQGVCFRMYTEKEGLRLGLVGWVKNTASGTVVGQVQGPAAMVEEMSRCGRHFGSSRHLGSSSAAETLLRHSRSPDRGSAM from the exons ATGTCTGCGGGAAGCGGTCTGGAGTCGGTGGACTTTGAGATCTTCGGCCATGTTCAGG gtGTCTGCTTCAGAATG TACACAGAGAAGGAGGGTCTGCGTCTGGGCCTGGTGGGCTGGGTGAAGAACACCGCCTCCGGGACGGTGGTGGGACAGGTGCAGGGACCGGCCGCCATGGTGGAGGAGAT GTCCCGCTGCGGCCGCCATTTTGGCTCCAGCCGCCATCTTGGCTCCAGCTCAGCAGCGGAGACGCTGTTGCGTCACAGCAGATCACCTGATCGAGGATCTGCCATGTGA
- the LOC116734573 gene encoding proteasome subunit beta type-6-like, translating to MAAAASMMQIFGHQISSKNDLVPDWSREEVSTGTTIMAVEYDGGVVIGADSRTTTGAYIANRVTDKLTRIHDRIYCCRSGSAADTQAIAEVVSYQLGFHSVELDEPPLVETAANLFRASCYRYREELMAGILVAGWDRRKGGQVYCVPIGGIKE from the exons atggCGGCCGCAGCGTCTATG ATGCAGATCTTCGGTCATCAGATTTCCTCGAAAAATGACCTGGTTCCGGACTGGAGCAGGGAGGAAGTCAGCACAGGG aCCACCATCATGGCGGTGGAGTACGATGGAGGAGTGGTGATTGGAGCCGACTCCCGGACCACCACAGG aGCTTACATCGCCAACAGAGTGACAGACAAACTGACCCGAATCCACGACAGGATCTACTGCTGCAG gtCTGGATCGGCTGCAGACACTCAGGCCATCGCTGAGGTTGTTTCCTACCAGCTGGGCTTCCACAG TGTGGAGCTGGACGAACCCCCCCTGGTGGAGACGGCGGCCAACCTGTTCAGAGCCAGCTGCTACCGGTACCGAGAGGAGCTGATGGCTGGGATCCTGGTGGCCGGCTGGGACCGCAGGAAGGGAGGACAG GTGTACTGTGTTCCCATTGGAGGAATTAAAGAATGA
- the LOC116733687 gene encoding acylphosphatase-2-like isoform X1, with translation MSAGSGLESVDFEIFGHVQGVCFRMYTEKEGLRLGLVGWVKNTASGTVVGQVQGPAAMVEEILPAGPAAAAILAPAAILAPAQQRRRCCVTADHLIEDLPCDPVRSRLEDPVGSELKPGIIN, from the exons ATGTCTGCGGGAAGCGGTCTGGAGTCGGTGGACTTTGAGATCTTCGGCCATGTTCAGG gtGTCTGCTTCAGAATG TACACAGAGAAGGAGGGTCTGCGTCTGGGCCTGGTGGGCTGGGTGAAGAACACCGCCTCCGGGACGGTGGTGGGACAGGTGCAGGGACCGGCCGCCATGGTGGAGGAGAT CCTCCCAGCAGGTCCCGCTGCGGCCGCCATTTTGGCTCCAGCCGCCATCTTGGCTCCAGCTCAGCAGCGGAGACGCTGTTGCGTCACAGCAGATCACCTGATCGAGGATCTGCCATGTGATCCGGTTCGATCCCGGCTGGAGGATCCAGTCGGGTCGGAGCTGAAACCAGGAATTATTAACTGA
- the LOC116734572 gene encoding protein ZNF365-like, with amino-acid sequence MQQKLCSRGSGSFLLERNGQACGALPDSVTSCELPFRCPRCGEQQRFRSLASLRAHLEYRHSYRSPDVVSGDFSITGSHPDPLAAAIAWQDASLPARRGQHGAARPPHVRSLSDSRDSGYLHSYGAVRRRTQSVGVGTQEEEVDDEDTGEEEEDGEEAEETRDESEVKHSDSGRLRHLRFPPASPDPDLNPNLDLDLVAQSSYCGRETAAASAAVRRRLAGILRAADGTMQRRLAKVSTELARTDTELLCERAHSQHLAQERQQVAERERSLSRQVDVAVMVIAALREQLNASESELERREREVLTIQRFLEAAARQETSGKVRIQRFIENLLGRIALAERLVEYYQVNGGQAQGERHKQQPDDGRHRITKSRSAGDQLFSGLHDNRTSCRFGGGPPGSKAGPDRDRERQERLAQSSRLFCRPEHRDDIWNQQRRRSTGYEA; translated from the exons ATGCAGCAGAAGTTGTGCTCCAGAGGTTCTGGCTCCTTCCTGTTGGAGAGGAACGGCCAGGCCTGCGGCGCCCTCCCGGACTCCGTCACTTCCTGTGAGCTCCCGTTCCGATGCCCCCGATGCGGCGAGCAGCAGCGGTTCCGCAGCCTGGCCTCGCTGCGGGCCCACCTGGAGTACCGCCACTCCTACCGCTCTCCGGACGTGGTGTCTGGAGACTTCAGCATCACGGGGTCGCACCCTGACCCGCTGGCGGCCGCCATCGCCTGGCAGGACGCCAGCCTCCCGGCCCGCAGGGGGCAGCACGGCGCCGCGCGGCCGCCTCACGTCCGCTCCCTCAGCGACAGCAGAGACAGCGGCTACCTGCACTCCTACGGCGCGGTGAGGAGGCGCACCCAGAGCGTCGGCGTGGGGACGCAGGAGGAAGAGGTGGATGATGAAGAtacaggagaggaagaggaggatggagaggAAGCAGAAGAGACCAGAGACGAGTCGGAAGTCAAACATTCAGACTCAGGACGCCTCCGTCATCTCCGGTTCCCTCCGGCGTCCCCGGACCCGGACCTGAACCcgaacctggacctggacctggttG CGCAGAGCTCCTACTGCGGCCGGGAGACGGCGGCGGCCTCGGCGGCGGTTCGGCGGCGGCTGGCCGGCATCCTGCGGGCCGCCGACGGCACCATGCAGCGGCGCCTGGCCAAGGTCAGCACGGAGCTGGCCCGGACCGACACCGAGCTGCTGTGTGAGCGCGCCCACTCGCAGCACCTGGCCCAGGAGCGGCAGCAGGTGGCGGAGCGGGAGCGCTCGCTCAGCCGGCAGGTGGACGTGGCCGTCATGGTGATCGCCGCCCTGAGGGAGCAGCTCAACGCCTCCGAGAGCGAGCTGGAGCGCCGGGAGAG GGAGGTTCTGACCATCCAGAGGTTCCTGGAGGCCGCGGCCCGCCAGGAGACCAGCGGGAAAGTCCGGATCCAGCGCTTCATCGAGAACCTGCTGGGTCGGATCGCGCTGGCGGAGAGGCTGGTGGAGTATTACCAGGTGAACGGCGGGCAGGCGCAGGGCGAGCGCCACAAG CAGCAGCCTGACGACGGCCGACACAGAATCACTAAAAGCAG GTCGGCCGGGGATCAGCTGTTCTCCGGTCTCCATGACAACAGGACGTCCTGCCGGTTCGGCGGCGGGCCGCCGGGCTCCAAAGCGGGTCCGGACCGGGACCGGGAGCGCCAGGAACGCCTGGCCCAGTCCTCCAGGCTGTTCTGCCGGCCGGAGCACAGAGACGACATCTGGAACCAGCAGCGGCGCCGGTCCACCGGGTACGAGGCCTAG
- the LOC116734486 gene encoding trafficking protein particle complex subunit 1-like: MTVHNLYIFDRNGSCLFYNEWNRKKQAGISKDEEFKLMYGMLFSIRSFVSKMSPQDMKDGFLSFQTSKYRLHYYETASGLKFVMNTDLSVSNARDTLQHIYSNLYVDLVVKNPLVPSCQPLDSELFGTRLDSFIRSLPYYSPRAA; encoded by the exons ATGACGGTTCATAATCTGTACATATTTGACCGGAATGGGAGCTGCTTGTTTTATAATGAATGGAACCGGAAGAAGCAGGCGGGGATCTCTAAGGATGAG gagTTCAAGCTGATGTACGGGATGCTGTTCTCCATTAGGTCTTTCGTCAGCAAGATGTCTCCTCAGGACAT GAAGGACGGCTTCCTGTCCTTCCAGACCAGTAAGTACCGCCTCCATTACTACGAGACGGCCAGCGGCCTGAAGTTTGTCATGAACACGGATCTGTCAGTGAGCAACGCCAGGGACAcgctgcagcacatctacagcaac CTCTATGTGGACCTGGTGGTGAAGAACCCGCTGGTTCCGTCCTGCCAGCCTCTGGACAGCGAGCTGTTCGGAACCAGACTGGACTCCTTCATCCGCTCCCTGCCGTACTACAGCCCGCGCGCCGCCtga